In Zobellia roscoffensis, the following are encoded in one genomic region:
- the bglX gene encoding beta-glucosidase BglX produces MNTLKIKLVSFILLFGLGLFSVKAQEKIDQVEALLSKMTLEEKIGQLNLLTPGGGIATGSVVSNNVEAKIKAGQVGGLFGVAGPEKVRQAQKIAIENSRLKIPLLIGSDIIHGYKTTFPIPLGTAASWDLELIKKMAETAAKEATADGINWNFSPMVDIARDPRWGRIAEGAGEDPFLGSAIATAMIKGYQGTNLKKPNTMMATVKHLVLYGAAEGGRDYNSVDMGKVKMYNQYLPVYKAAVDAGVGSAMTSFNDIDGVPASGNKWMITDLLRKQWGFEGMVVSDYTSVNEMVAHGLGDLQTVSALALNAGLDMDMVGEGFLTTLKKSVEEGKVSEESITQACRRILTAKYNLGLFNDPYLYADESRPEKDILSQENRKLAREAARQSFVLLKKHENVLPLQKSAKIALVGPLANNKNNMLGTWAPTGDPQLSVPVFEGFKNVAPKAKIKYAKGANITNDPDLAKRANVFGTRVEIDERSSETLLNEALKLAENSDVIVAVVGEASEFSGEAASRTNLSLPESQKRMLTELSKIGKPMVIVLMSGRPLTIEDEFALPASILQVWHAGIEAGNAIADVVFGDYNPSGKLTATWPRNVGQIPVYHSMKNTGRPIEADNFQKFKSNYLDVVNTPLFPFGYGMSYTEFGYKNLKIQKSQIAQMEAVEILVDVTNTGDFDGAEIVQLYLRDVVRSITPPLRELKGFTKVFLKKGETKTVKLTLQPNDLKFYNGALEFVAEPGDFEIFVGTNSQAELKTSFKLN; encoded by the coding sequence ATGAATACTCTAAAAATAAAATTAGTATCCTTTATCCTTTTGTTTGGTTTAGGATTGTTTTCCGTGAAAGCACAAGAAAAGATAGATCAAGTAGAAGCGCTACTTTCAAAAATGACCTTGGAAGAAAAAATAGGGCAGCTCAATTTATTAACCCCGGGTGGTGGTATTGCCACAGGTTCGGTGGTGAGTAATAATGTAGAAGCAAAGATAAAAGCAGGTCAGGTTGGGGGCTTGTTTGGAGTCGCAGGACCAGAGAAGGTGCGTCAGGCTCAAAAAATAGCTATTGAAAACTCTCGACTTAAAATACCGTTGTTAATTGGTTCGGATATTATTCACGGCTATAAAACTACCTTTCCCATTCCTTTGGGAACCGCTGCTAGTTGGGATTTGGAGCTGATAAAGAAAATGGCGGAGACGGCAGCCAAGGAAGCCACTGCGGACGGAATCAACTGGAATTTTTCTCCCATGGTAGATATCGCTCGTGATCCCAGATGGGGGCGTATTGCCGAAGGAGCAGGGGAAGACCCATTTTTAGGAAGCGCCATTGCAACCGCAATGATAAAGGGCTACCAAGGTACGAATCTAAAGAAACCTAACACCATGATGGCTACAGTGAAACATTTAGTGCTTTATGGCGCTGCCGAAGGTGGGCGTGATTACAATTCCGTAGATATGGGAAAAGTGAAAATGTACAACCAATATCTGCCAGTTTATAAAGCTGCAGTAGACGCAGGGGTAGGTAGCGCCATGACCTCTTTTAATGATATTGACGGCGTACCGGCTTCCGGGAATAAATGGATGATTACGGATTTGTTGCGGAAACAATGGGGCTTTGAGGGAATGGTAGTTTCCGACTATACTTCGGTAAATGAAATGGTAGCTCATGGTTTGGGTGATTTACAAACGGTGTCGGCACTTGCCTTAAATGCCGGCCTTGATATGGACATGGTGGGCGAAGGCTTTTTAACAACGCTCAAAAAGTCTGTAGAAGAAGGTAAGGTAAGCGAGGAATCTATCACTCAGGCTTGCCGAAGAATCTTGACGGCCAAATACAACTTAGGCCTTTTTAACGACCCTTACCTTTATGCCGATGAAAGTAGACCTGAAAAAGATATTCTAAGCCAAGAGAACCGCAAGCTTGCCCGAGAAGCAGCAAGGCAATCGTTCGTATTATTAAAAAAGCATGAGAATGTACTTCCGTTACAGAAAAGTGCCAAGATAGCTCTAGTTGGACCTCTTGCGAACAATAAAAACAATATGTTGGGTACTTGGGCGCCGACAGGAGACCCGCAGCTTTCCGTTCCTGTTTTTGAAGGGTTTAAAAATGTAGCACCAAAAGCAAAAATAAAGTATGCAAAAGGAGCTAACATTACCAACGACCCAGATTTGGCAAAGCGTGCCAATGTATTTGGAACGCGTGTTGAAATAGACGAACGTTCATCGGAAACGCTTTTGAACGAAGCGTTAAAACTTGCCGAAAATTCAGATGTTATTGTTGCTGTGGTAGGAGAAGCAAGTGAATTTAGTGGAGAAGCCGCAAGCAGAACCAATTTATCCCTTCCTGAAAGTCAAAAAAGAATGTTGACCGAACTATCAAAAATTGGTAAGCCAATGGTCATAGTCCTAATGAGCGGAAGACCTCTGACCATCGAGGACGAGTTTGCTTTGCCAGCGAGTATACTCCAGGTGTGGCATGCCGGTATCGAAGCCGGTAACGCTATCGCGGATGTTGTTTTTGGGGATTATAATCCTTCGGGCAAATTAACGGCAACATGGCCGCGAAACGTAGGTCAGATTCCCGTGTATCACAGTATGAAGAATACGGGTAGACCTATTGAAGCTGATAATTTTCAAAAATTCAAGTCCAATTATCTAGATGTAGTCAACACCCCTCTTTTTCCATTTGGCTATGGAATGAGCTATACTGAATTCGGCTATAAAAACCTGAAGATCCAGAAGTCGCAAATCGCACAGATGGAAGCGGTAGAAATTTTGGTAGACGTGACCAATACAGGTGATTTTGATGGTGCGGAAATCGTACAGCTCTACCTTAGAGATGTGGTAAGGAGTATTACACCACCATTGCGAGAGTTGAAAGGATTTACCAAGGTTTTCTTGAAAAAAGGAGAAACCAAGACTGTAAAATTGACACTACAACCTAATGATCTTAAATTTTATAACGGAGCACTTGAGTTTGTTGCTGAGCCAGGTGATTTTGAAATATTCGTGGGTACCAATTCGCAAGCGGAATTGAAGACATCCTTTAAATTGAACTAG
- a CDS encoding alpha/beta hydrolase, with amino-acid sequence MKKRLYFFQVLIVLVLGLQSTQAQEVYLDSIHAKIGKETFTYSDTLKLDYYSSKKGVVPNRPLLILVHGGGFSGGKRDNFLESGFSEAMAKRGYAVASMSYSLRKGKSFGCDCPSTEKIETFKSVSADVLKATRFLIGKSAKLNFDKNKIILVGSSAGAEAVLNTAFLQYHPDFKKLPYGDIKFAGVVSFAGAVLNADYIVKNNAVPTLLFHGKKDKLVPFGTAPHHHCIASAAGYLMLDGSRTIAERLKVLNTSCTLVYDPNGSHDWANLPYAQVDLISEFILQNVLNGKLIQSHVRMSHKN; translated from the coding sequence ATGAAAAAGCGTTTATACTTTTTTCAGGTATTGATTGTATTGGTTTTAGGGCTTCAATCTACGCAAGCACAAGAGGTGTATTTAGATAGTATTCATGCCAAAATCGGCAAAGAAACTTTTACCTATTCCGATACCTTAAAATTGGACTACTATTCTTCTAAAAAAGGGGTGGTGCCCAATCGCCCTTTATTGATTTTAGTCCATGGTGGAGGTTTTTCCGGAGGGAAGAGAGATAATTTTTTAGAAAGCGGATTTTCAGAAGCTATGGCAAAAAGGGGCTACGCCGTTGCTTCAATGAGTTACAGCTTACGAAAAGGAAAATCCTTTGGGTGCGATTGTCCATCCACCGAAAAAATAGAAACGTTCAAATCCGTTTCTGCCGATGTTTTGAAAGCCACTAGGTTTTTAATAGGAAAATCTGCTAAGTTGAATTTCGATAAAAATAAAATTATTCTAGTGGGCAGTAGTGCCGGGGCCGAAGCTGTTCTCAATACGGCATTTTTACAGTATCACCCGGACTTTAAAAAGTTGCCTTATGGAGATATAAAATTTGCCGGTGTAGTTTCATTTGCCGGGGCCGTCCTAAATGCGGATTACATAGTGAAAAATAATGCCGTTCCTACTTTACTATTCCATGGTAAAAAGGATAAACTGGTACCTTTTGGAACTGCGCCACACCATCACTGCATAGCATCCGCAGCTGGTTATCTTATGTTAGATGGCTCAAGGACTATTGCTGAAAGGTTGAAGGTGCTCAATACATCATGCACCTTAGTTTATGACCCGAACGGTAGTCATGATTGGGCAAATCTGCCCTATGCTCAGGTAGACCTGATTTCCGAATTTATTTTACAAAATGTTCTCAACGGAAAGCTTATCCAAAGTCACGTGAGAATGTCCCACAAAAATTAA
- a CDS encoding sulfatase family protein, whose amino-acid sequence MFRFSKLLVLVSLVFLNCKEETIEPEKSDKKTNILFIMADDHAIQAISAYGHPLTQQAPTPNIDRLAKNGALFTHSYVTNSICGPSRAVILTGKHSHINGFRQNGDQFNGNQVTLPKILKSAGYETAIVGKWHLHGEPQGFDYSKIIVDQGNYYNPDFIEKGDTTRIQGYATDIITNDALNWLQNKRNDSLPFFMMVHHKAPHRNWMPALRHMNKYDSVQFPLPDTYFPSFENQQAAEAQLQTIYDDMYEGHDLKMSKEYGSTELAHNPWTTDFERMSPEQRNAWDKAYLPKNDAFHQANLKGKDLAKWKFQRYMQDYMATIAAVDEGVGKILDYLEESGLDKNTLVVYTSDQGFYMGEKGWFDKRFMYEESFGSPLLMQLPGIISAETKVDAMVQNLDFAQTFLDFAGVEGKSGAMQGQSFKGLLDGSMNPEDFRDVLYYHYYDYPAFHMVKKHYGIRTARYKLMHFYDDIDSWEFYDLYKDPKELNNIIDDRTYSSVIEDMHDKLDSIQKVYKVTEKEFDKAPKAAVDKAYKQFRRLRGK is encoded by the coding sequence ATGTTTCGTTTCTCAAAATTACTAGTACTTGTTTCGTTGGTATTTCTCAATTGTAAAGAGGAGACCATTGAACCTGAAAAATCAGATAAAAAAACCAACATCCTTTTTATCATGGCCGATGACCATGCTATTCAGGCTATAAGTGCCTACGGACATCCGCTAACACAACAGGCTCCGACACCGAATATAGACCGTTTGGCAAAGAACGGGGCGCTTTTTACGCACAGTTACGTTACAAACTCTATCTGTGGCCCAAGTAGGGCTGTAATATTGACCGGAAAACACAGTCATATAAACGGTTTCAGACAGAACGGAGATCAGTTTAACGGTAATCAGGTGACGTTACCCAAAATATTGAAATCAGCAGGTTATGAAACAGCAATTGTGGGAAAATGGCATTTGCACGGGGAGCCTCAAGGATTTGATTATTCCAAAATAATTGTAGATCAGGGTAACTACTACAATCCGGATTTTATTGAAAAAGGCGATACGACTAGAATACAGGGCTATGCGACAGATATTATTACCAACGACGCGCTTAACTGGTTGCAAAACAAAAGAAACGATAGCCTTCCGTTTTTTATGATGGTGCATCACAAAGCTCCGCATCGGAATTGGATGCCGGCATTGCGTCACATGAACAAATATGACTCGGTGCAGTTTCCGTTGCCAGACACCTATTTTCCTTCGTTTGAAAATCAACAAGCGGCAGAAGCTCAACTACAGACCATATATGACGATATGTACGAGGGTCATGACCTTAAAATGAGCAAGGAATACGGAAGTACGGAATTGGCACACAACCCTTGGACAACCGATTTTGAACGAATGTCCCCTGAGCAAAGAAACGCATGGGACAAAGCATATTTACCAAAGAACGATGCCTTTCATCAGGCGAATTTAAAAGGTAAGGATTTGGCCAAATGGAAGTTCCAGCGCTATATGCAAGATTATATGGCAACCATAGCCGCTGTAGATGAAGGTGTAGGTAAGATTTTGGATTACTTGGAGGAATCCGGATTGGATAAAAATACGTTAGTGGTCTATACTTCAGACCAAGGTTTTTATATGGGTGAGAAAGGATGGTTCGATAAGCGTTTTATGTATGAAGAGTCTTTTGGGAGCCCTTTATTGATGCAATTGCCAGGCATCATTTCAGCAGAAACGAAAGTAGATGCTATGGTTCAAAATTTGGATTTTGCACAGACATTTCTCGATTTTGCGGGAGTAGAAGGAAAAAGCGGAGCCATGCAAGGACAATCGTTTAAAGGACTTTTAGATGGTTCTATGAATCCTGAAGATTTTAGAGATGTGCTTTATTACCATTACTATGATTATCCTGCCTTTCACATGGTGAAAAAACATTATGGCATTCGTACAGCACGGTATAAGTTAATGCATTTTTATGATGATATTGATAGTTGGGAATTTTATGACCTGTACAAAGACCCAAAAGAACTGAATAACATAATTGATGATAGAACCTATTCATCTGTAATTGAAGATATGCATGATAAACTTGATAGTATTCAAAAGGTTTATAAGGTAACGGAAAAGGAATTCGATAAAGCACCCAAGGCCGCCGTGGACAAAGCGTATAAACAATTTAGAAGATTACGCGGTAAATAG
- a CDS encoding Crp/Fnr family transcriptional regulator, translating into MKAITKYWFLEGFSLFKKLGMPTMMKLCDHLEMEYVNKGSIIKIGERDRKCIFFLKSGSVKIMDSDNDVVKYVVKKGNIFGELSIYDKNRSSKEVALALEDVVICYIESDMMEDLMEQHKSLNNALLKIYGLRIRKLETRLQDLLYKDSKTRISEFIKAFIEEFGEIENDRVVAKNLLSHKDIANLTNTSRQTVNNVLSTMRKDNIIDYDSKSISYSKSDS; encoded by the coding sequence TTGAAAGCAATTACTAAATATTGGTTTTTAGAAGGATTTAGTCTTTTTAAAAAATTAGGGATGCCTACTATGATGAAGCTCTGTGATCATTTAGAAATGGAGTATGTAAATAAAGGCAGCATCATTAAGATAGGGGAAAGGGATAGAAAATGCATTTTCTTTCTAAAAAGTGGTTCCGTTAAAATTATGGACTCCGATAACGACGTAGTTAAGTATGTTGTTAAAAAGGGAAATATTTTTGGTGAACTATCCATTTATGATAAAAACCGCTCTTCTAAAGAAGTCGCCTTAGCTCTAGAAGATGTAGTAATTTGTTATATCGAATCTGATATGATGGAAGATTTGATGGAACAACATAAGTCTCTAAACAATGCCTTGTTAAAAATATATGGTCTTCGTATCAGAAAATTAGAAACAAGACTACAAGACCTTTTATATAAGGACAGTAAAACGAGAATCTCTGAATTTATAAAAGCTTTTATAGAAGAGTTTGGTGAAATAGAAAATGATAGGGTAGTGGCAAAGAACCTACTCTCTCATAAAGACATAGCCAACTTGACCAATACTTCTAGGCAGACAGTAAATAATGTATTAAGCACAATGCGAAAGGATAATATCATTGATTATGATTCAAAATCTATATCGTATTCAAAAAGTGATTCTTAA